ATTGAGAGAGTGTCTAAAATAGAGAGTTTAAGAAGAGAGTGATATAAAATACTTACAAGAACCCGATTTATAAACTATAAAGTAAACTTGGACCCTCAAAATCATTAATTCAAGTAATTGGGCCTCAGTCTTGTTTTATTAATATTCATTAAACCTGATCCAAAGATATGTGCATAATATTATCATCATCACTATCTATCATTATTCATTCATACTATAAATATggcttatttttatttaataatttctCATGTTTAAAATAATacatatccattaattaattaaagcttgaATCTTAAGTGCAGTACCACTATACGAGTTAGTTACGTAGGAAAGGAAGTAATGTGGTAAATGACTAGAAAGAGCATAACtaaacaaatatttatatacaaTAGCTCATCATAAAAGATCTTTCTCAAATtaatatctcaataaacttaTGCATTACttcttttattataaaatactccctccgtttcatCTTCATAGTGTACTTtactttttcacacatattaagaaaatataatgaATAGTGCttggaaaatataaattatattaattattcaattttaccGTTATTTATTCTATGTATGACAATATTTGAATAAGGTTATTtgagttaaaaaaatatttaatgctaatttaatttagaaagtgCACTATCTATTGTGACatctaaaaaatgaataagGGACTATGAaggtgggacgaagggagtatatacttTCTTCGTCTCTTGTAGGGAATCTTGGTTCCAGATCAATGATATTGTGAAGTTAATTCTGGGTGAATAAGTATAATTATAAAggtaaaaatatactccctccgtctataAAGAGTATGTGGTAGAGTAGagggcacgaattttaataaaatggttggaAGATGTAATTTTAGTATTGAAAGCGTCCCACAAAGGGTAGTACTTAGTGGTTGGgcccaccaaattgtaaaagtaaagggtgtgtattttgtaattattgaatatgaatgaggtttaaaatataagaagaaatttctaaaaaaggaaaacacacactctttgtggacggtCGAAAATACTAGTAAACACACGCTCTTTGTGGACAGGAGGGGCCGGGTAAAAATTATATGTGAAATagtatttaaaaatagaaaatatatatcgttcatgaaagaacttcctaggaaaGAGTggtacgaattttaagaaaaatgttattgagtatattgagagtggagaaaaagttgagTGTACCGAGAATAGTGAAAATGTGTCATAAttaggtaggaagtttttttgtagACGTCCCCAaaggaaaaagtaggaagttctttcattgACGGAAGTATTATACATAAAAAacgtattaaaaaaataattgaataaataattctAAAGGATGaagaaaaatatactccctccgtccccaaaataagttcctctttggggacggcacgagttttaaggaaaagtggtaaagtgtattgatagtgaagaaaaatatgttataattagtattgggagtggtaaaaagatgaaaaagtgttataattagtattgagagtggtgaaaaagtgaaaagtaagaataactaaagtattattagtggtggggtagttgtccaaaaatggaaagaaagaaagaggaacttatttgggggacgtcccaaaaagaaaaaagaggaacttatttcagggacggatggagtattaagaAAATAGAGTGATTAATTATAGAGTGAATAAGAAACGGGCAACGAAAAACAATGAAAGTGGGTAGAAAATGACTAAAAGGAGCATTAGTTAATTGGATGTGGGACTGTAAACGAACCAAGTTTAGTCGAATACTAGCAATtttgagctcggctcgtttaaatttTTGGGTGTTCGAGCTGAGCTGGAGCTCTATTCAAGCTTTTGTCTTGTTGATCGAGCTCAACCCGTCACCCACTTATCGAGTTTGAGCTCGACTTGTATGATACTCGATAATATGAATTGGAGCTTGGGCTTGAGTTCGACTCTTTAACGTTCGAGCTCAAACTCATTTAAAACTTAGGAATAGTTTGATAAATGTTCAAAATGAGCtactaatattaattaatatgtcATTcgagttcgagctcggctcgtttaggGCTCGTGCACTAATTTAAATGAAAGTTTCTGAACAGGCTCGCAAACATGTACGCAAATAAATTAATCTGAACATGTTCGCGAGTTCAACGAGCCGAATGATGTCAACCCCGAGTTCGACTCGATAAAATTATCAAGCTCGAAatcaagtttgatttatttattatagaATCAAGCTCCAAACAAACTTTTTACAAGTAGAATTTTGAATAATTTGCAAATAATTGTGTTCATTCACGGCCCTACTTGGATGGATTAGCATGTCGCTCAATCAGATGATGCTATGTTTAAATTTCATTAGTTTAATATTATCTTGGGACCCACAACCTTGAGAATTACTCAGTGAGAATTTTGAACTTTAAGATTCtttcactttattttattttggggcTATGGGGAAAAACTAGATGAACTTTGGTGAACATTGTAAATTTTACCTAAActttcaattaaataaaaaaaatttacatgaatttatatattagttagaattttcattttaatttgacTTCCAGCGAATTAGAACTTAATTAGCAATCGAAAAAGACCTCCCAAGCTTTATATCAAGGTCTTTGTGATTAGCTTTAGGATCATAGAGGTACCTCTTTTTCTCGGGAGGTCTTTTTCGTCTGCCAACTAAGCTCTAGTTTCGCTGGAAGTCAAACTCACATGAAATtgcaattaaaatataagttcattatttttttatttaatcgaagttcaagtgaaaattacaattttcatcaaagttcgtgtattttccttTTGTTATaaccacttttatttttatgaaccTTTTTgagaaagtttttatttttccggattaattgtctataaattatttaatttttattgaattttgattttacatattaattactccctctgtcctactataagtggctcaaaacttttcgtcacgggaattaaggagaaaGTGTAAATGTGTTAAAAGTGATAGGATCCAcacttttttaagggttaaactTTGTCATTTGTAGAAATAAGTCACTTGTAGTAGGACGGTCCAAAATGAAATACAGGTCACTTTTAGTGGAACGGAGGAAGTACAAAGTTTAAAGTGATAATTGttgaattaatattttaatctaattttactatcaatgttaaaaaaaaattccgaATAATTGACGTTGTTTATACCAATTGTCCTATTAAAATGATTATATCACATCAATTATTATGCcaaacattaaaattaatattcaaaATTAGCATTTGgtgaaaatttaatcatttatAAGCAATAAatcataatttgattaattCCAAAGTATCAACACTAATGACATCATATCGATACGATAGGGATTTTCATGCCAACGCAATAACGAAAAATCATACTCGGATTACTCATgattcttcttctcttttcgtGTTGGTGTGATGACATATATTTAGATTCACACACAAACTCTACAAACACATCAAACGAAAAACATGATGTTCTGAAGATCAGGGTGGAGTTTGTAGAAACTTAGATCGAAAGTGTGAGGCTTCGACGGAGGAATGGAATGAGAATGGAACTCCTTGGCCGCTTCTTGAAAGAGGCGGCCGCGGTAGGCTACAAGGTCAGCATAGTAAACTGGCGGAACAAGCGACACCGGTCTTGTGCTGCGCGCAAACGTGAAGCACAGGTTGTATATAAGCTTCTGCAGTTGGTCGGATGTGAAGGAATTTTCATCCCACAGCACACAGTAGCGTACTGCCTTGCTCGTCCCGATTCGCCCGTAGTGACTGCAGAGGTAGAAATCAAACTCGAACGGATGAACGATCTTTGTATCAACAACCGTTCCAGGAGGCACGTTCCCGGTAGCGCCCCCGTCTCCCGGATTCTCAAGAAAGAGACGAGTCTGGTGTCTCTTCTGAGCCACGACTAGGGTGATTCTTGGCTGGTAATGATCGTCGAACACAGCCTTCTTCAAGGCGGATAGCTCCTCATTGAGAACCATATCAAACTGTCCCTCACTCACTCCATCACGAAAAACCACGATTTTCTTAGGTTTAACCTTGTTGAGACGATAATAAGTGTTGACGAGATCCCTGCACATGGACCCAAAGTCCAGAATCTTCTCAGTTCTGTGGTCTTGAGGCAAAACTCTTGCAGCGTAGCGATTCACAGCAGGCCAGTTGACTGTGGAGACAACGGCAGCTATAGATGGAGTCGTTGATTTCTTTGAGACTGGATGATTAACATCAGCACCAATGAACATAACATGATCGTCCTCTTCAAAATGAGGAAGTCTCTGAATGAGCTCCACGTTGCTTCCTCCAAGCTTCGCGTTTATTTTGAGACAGAGGTTTCCAAGAAACTGGTCATCTCCTCTGTTTGCGTGGTTGGACAAGCAACACTGAGTTACAACGCCTATCCGCGTCTCAGACACCCATTTAAGGTATTTATATCCATGGTGCTTCTCAGCCATGACACAAATTACTATTTGTAATTTGTTCCAACATTTTTTGCTACCTTCCTGCACAACGCTCCTGAGAAGTTCTTCCAGTCTGCTCACTGAAGAGAAGTCCCGCATGCCAGTGAAATGGCAGAGTAAAGGCTCTTCCATAACGATTCCTAAACTCTTGGATCGATTTCTCAGATTGGTGATGAAATCTTTTGCTCTGAGCTTTGGAAAATCAGAAGAGCTGAAATCAATCAAGGCCCATCTATCAATTCGTTTTCCTTCCACGACAGAGCTCTCAGCCAGGTTCCACTGGCGTTTCTCGTTTTCAACTCTTACTACATCAGCAGCACCCAGCTTCAAGTCGGGTGGGCCAATTATCCTGCCTTCAACAGATGTCATGTTCTTCTCAACTTGAAGTCCAAAATTTCGAGTGGCATCTCTGAGACAAAAAATTGGAGAGGTTAATTGCAGTGACCTTATTTTTcatgttaaataaaaaattgcacgATACTTACAGACGCCTTTAATCAAAGTGCTATCATGAAATAATACCATCAAAGACATCAACAAACAATTTTCAAGTCCAGATAATAACTATTTTCCTCAAACCAACTAGAGAAATAGTTCCACAACAAGAATTGTAAAGAGATAAAAAAGTCTTCTGAGTTTAATCTGATCAGACCATCAAGTGAAGCTCCAAATCAAACTACATATAGGGAAAATTAGTTGTGAAagattaaaaatagaaaaaggtTAGTCATTTTTAACATGATTCTGATTTGTGCAAGAGACATCTGGAGATGTGACACAATGATGAAACAACCGTTAACAAAAAGTAAATGATACGCACCCACAGGGTCCATCATGATCTTGCATCATCTCACTGATTGTTTTTCTCCTTTCTGGTGGCCGAGCCAAACatttttcttccattttctccTGTCGGGATTCATCCAAAAGCTCTCTTCTGTACCTTTGTCCCTCGGTCAAGATACAGAATTCCATTGGAACATGATTTGTCCGATTATTTCTGCCAAGAATCAAGCAAGGGATCTCCTGGTAAACAATCTCCTTATCATATTTCTCCCTGAAATATTGCACAAGACTGACTTTGACAGTCGGATCCTTTCCTTTCGGGTCAACAAAATCAAACCAAAGATCACGGGTACTTTTTGCAGTCAACCCAGCTATAGTGAACAGCTGTTTGGTAAGACGATGAGTTACTCTAACTGCTAACCCTTTCAAAGCATGTGCAACTCTTCGTCTCAAGTTCACATCAAGAAATGCTCCATCAAATTCAGGTATATGCTCCTTGAGGAACTCTACAACTGGCAACGGCTTGCGACATGCCATAACCGAGCAGTCCAAGCACAACCCAAGGCCCTGGGCAGTAGGCCGTAAAGTTGATTGGAAGCCTCTATATGCTGCAATACCACGCCCAATATCATCTTCGACCTTGAAACTGGAAGGGTAAAAGTGTCTATCGATGGAGATCCTATACCTCGAAGGATTCTCCTTCATCACCATATCCATCCCTTGCAATATATCACGAGGCACGTAAGGCACCTTGCCACTCAAATAGTCTTCCAGCTTGGAAAGCTTCAGCTCATTCATTATCTTGATTGAAACTACATATGTCTGAGTAGACAAGTCTTCACCAGAGAGCTCCACTCTGAATTGACCAGTGGGCAGTGAAACTGCACTGTAGAGATTCTTTTCACCGTCATAGGCAGTCCGATTAACTGGAAATCGCGCTTGATCATCAAGGAAGAGTTTGTTTAGTATCAAACGCAGTCCAGCCTTGTTTCTCAACTTTCTTGGTGGTCTTTTGCCACGGGATACTAATTGCCTGATATCCAAACTATAATGATATACTGTGACCCTTGGGTTGAATTTGACAAGAAAATGGTTTACTAGTAGGTTGACTGATCTTCCGACAATACCCCTGCTCTCCGGCCGCCTGACAGGTAAAATTCTGTTCTCGGAGTTTTGTGGTGAGCTCAACA
The genomic region above belongs to Salvia miltiorrhiza cultivar Shanhuang (shh) chromosome 5, IMPLAD_Smil_shh, whole genome shotgun sequence and contains:
- the LOC131026285 gene encoding protein argonaute 2-like; its protein translation is MDRGGSDQCPSGHRLRPPAPTKYRPPHLRNPQSSSSGGDPPLHRQGVGRSSEIGPRPSPPQRTSLLPLKRQPPQPLLSSPQNSENRILPVRRPESRGIVGRSVNLLVNHFLVKFNPRVTVYHYSLDIRQLVSRGKRPPRKLRNKAGLRLILNKLFLDDQARFPVNRTAYDGEKNLYSAVSLPTGQFRVELSGEDLSTQTYVVSIKIMNELKLSKLEDYLSGKVPYVPRDILQGMDMVMKENPSRYRISIDRHFYPSSFKVEDDIGRGIAAYRGFQSTLRPTAQGLGLCLDCSVMACRKPLPVVEFLKEHIPEFDGAFLDVNLRRRVAHALKGLAVRVTHRLTKQLFTIAGLTAKSTRDLWFDFVDPKGKDPTVKVSLVQYFREKYDKEIVYQEIPCLILGRNNRTNHVPMEFCILTEGQRYRRELLDESRQEKMEEKCLARPPERRKTISEMMQDHDGPCGDATRNFGLQVEKNMTSVEGRIIGPPDLKLGAADVVRVENEKRQWNLAESSVVEGKRIDRWALIDFSSSDFPKLRAKDFITNLRNRSKSLGIVMEEPLLCHFTGMRDFSSVSRLEELLRSVVQEGSKKCWNKLQIVICVMAEKHHGYKYLKWVSETRIGVVTQCCLSNHANRGDDQFLGNLCLKINAKLGGSNVELIQRLPHFEEDDHVMFIGADVNHPVSKKSTTPSIAAVVSTVNWPAVNRYAARVLPQDHRTEKILDFGSMCRDLVNTYYRLNKVKPKKIVVFRDGVSEGQFDMVLNEELSALKKAVFDDHYQPRITLVVAQKRHQTRLFLENPGDGGATGNVPPGTVVDTKIVHPFEFDFYLCSHYGRIGTSKAVRYCVLWDENSFTSDQLQKLIYNLCFTFARSTRPVSLVPPVYYADLVAYRGRLFQEAAKEFHSHSIPPSKPHTFDLSFYKLHPDLQNIMFFV